The Caldicellulosiruptor changbaiensis genome has a segment encoding these proteins:
- a CDS encoding GspE/PulE family protein, which yields MPINERKRIGELLLDAGIITRQQLDEALQIQKKTGKKIGEILVEKGYVTEDEILEVLEFQLGIPHVKLDQYVIDPEVINMVSESIARRHTLIPIQVKDDKLVVAMADPLNIFAIEDVSIFSGKNVQPVIAKASEIKRQIEKFYGKQEALKAVEELKKETTQRRTQVSRMQISSEDEAEGPVVKLVNSIFEQAITSRASDIHIEPFENEIRVRFRIDGILYDILQIDINSLSSLVARIKVIGNMDIAEKRVPQDGRTTFIFADKIYDMRISSLPTVYGEKIVIRIADKSAFVKAKTELGFTEDDLEKYNKIISAPHGIILVCGPTGSGKTTTLYTILNELNTGTNNIITVEDPVECTIMGVNQVEVNPKAGLTFAAALRSILRQDPDIIMIGEIRDKETADMAVRAAITGHLVLSTIHTNDAPSAVTRLVDMGIENFLISSSLVGVISQRLVRKICPYCKEEYEPTETELKTLDIENKNNVKLYTGRGCALCNNKGYYGRTGIYEIMIVTEKLRRLIVKRDVSSDEIKELAIKEGMKTLRQACKERVLNGTTTVEEYLRVTYSLE from the coding sequence TTGCCAATAAATGAGCGAAAAAGAATAGGTGAGCTATTGTTAGATGCTGGTATAATTACACGCCAACAATTAGATGAGGCACTTCAAATTCAAAAGAAGACAGGAAAGAAGATTGGAGAGATTTTGGTTGAAAAAGGATATGTTACCGAAGATGAGATATTGGAAGTATTAGAGTTCCAGTTAGGGATACCGCATGTTAAACTTGATCAATATGTTATAGATCCAGAAGTTATAAATATGGTTTCAGAGAGCATTGCAAGAAGACACACATTAATACCTATTCAAGTAAAAGATGACAAATTAGTTGTTGCAATGGCTGATCCTCTCAATATTTTTGCTATTGAAGATGTTAGTATATTTTCAGGTAAAAATGTTCAACCTGTAATAGCAAAAGCATCTGAAATAAAAAGACAAATTGAGAAATTTTATGGGAAGCAAGAAGCTTTAAAAGCAGTAGAAGAGCTAAAAAAGGAAACTACCCAAAGACGAACACAAGTTAGCAGAATGCAAATTAGTTCTGAGGATGAGGCAGAAGGACCTGTTGTAAAACTTGTGAATTCAATTTTTGAGCAAGCTATAACGTCACGTGCAAGTGATATTCATATTGAACCTTTTGAAAATGAAATAAGAGTAAGATTTAGAATTGATGGAATACTATATGATATTCTTCAGATTGATATTAATTCATTATCTTCCCTTGTCGCAAGAATAAAAGTAATTGGGAACATGGACATTGCTGAAAAAAGAGTACCTCAAGATGGAAGGACAACATTCATATTTGCAGACAAAATCTACGATATGCGTATATCATCTTTGCCAACAGTTTACGGTGAAAAGATAGTTATAAGAATTGCTGATAAAAGTGCTTTTGTCAAGGCTAAGACAGAGCTTGGTTTTACCGAGGATGACTTAGAAAAATACAATAAAATAATCTCTGCACCACATGGAATAATTTTGGTCTGTGGACCAACCGGAAGTGGTAAGACAACCACACTCTATACAATACTAAATGAGTTGAATACAGGTACTAATAATATCATTACAGTTGAAGACCCTGTAGAATGCACTATAATGGGTGTAAATCAAGTAGAAGTAAATCCAAAAGCTGGTCTTACTTTTGCAGCAGCTTTGAGATCAATATTGCGTCAAGACCCTGATATAATCATGATTGGAGAGATTCGTGACAAAGAGACAGCTGATATGGCAGTGAGAGCTGCTATAACAGGACATTTGGTTTTATCGACAATTCACACAAACGATGCACCAAGTGCTGTCACGAGGCTTGTAGATATGGGAATAGAAAACTTTTTAATAAGTTCATCTTTGGTAGGTGTAATTTCCCAAAGACTTGTAAGAAAAATTTGTCCATATTGTAAAGAAGAATATGAACCGACAGAAACAGAATTAAAAACTCTTGACATAGAAAATAAAAACAATGTAAAATTATACACAGGAAGAGGTTGTGCGCTTTGCAATAATAAAGGTTATTACGGTAGAACTGGTATATATGAGATAATGATTGTTACTGAGAAGCTAAGAAGACTAATTGTGAAAAGAGATGTTAGTAGTGATGAAATTAAGGAATTGGCCATAAAGGAAGGCATGAAGACATTACGTCAGGCTTGTAAAGAAAGAGTATTAAATGGAACAACCACTGTTGAAGAGTATTTACGCGTAACTTATTCGCTTGAATAA
- a CDS encoding ABC transporter ATP-binding protein yields the protein MSLYIESLKCGYTKPIVEVEKGIEFKEGKVYGIVGPNGSGKSTFIKALAGIVKIFEGKVFYNQTNIFSLSDIERAKIISYMPQSVFSNFPFTVIDIVMMGRYPHEKSRFSNDKESKKVAEEKIDMVELTAKKYSSILQISGGERQRTSFARVLAQESKVLLLDEPNSNLDITHQEKILNIVKDEVRLGKIAIMALHNIKLAAKFCDIVFLMKDGKIVDFGRPQDVINAENIKKVYNIEAIVYRNPFGIFDIELIQKEYEKGIHVHVVAGGGQGQAVYKLLVEMGFKVTTGVLATNDTDYETAQALSIYTVFTMPFMPIGEVEYIENVELIKKADFCILCDIPFGIQNVKNLEALKFAKKLFIIEQEDISNRDFTNGIATSLYNSLKEKAVVLNTLEELKHILQREEKK from the coding sequence ATGTCTCTTTATATAGAAAGTCTAAAGTGTGGGTATACAAAACCCATAGTAGAAGTCGAAAAGGGAATAGAATTTAAAGAAGGAAAAGTCTATGGGATAGTTGGTCCAAATGGAAGTGGGAAAAGTACATTCATTAAGGCCTTAGCAGGGATTGTTAAAATTTTTGAAGGAAAGGTTTTTTATAATCAAACTAATATATTTTCACTTTCTGATATTGAACGAGCAAAGATTATATCCTATATGCCCCAAAGTGTATTCTCAAACTTTCCTTTTACGGTGATTGACATAGTAATGATGGGAAGATACCCACACGAAAAGAGTAGGTTTTCAAACGACAAAGAGAGCAAGAAAGTTGCCGAAGAGAAAATAGATATGGTTGAGTTAACAGCAAAAAAGTATTCAAGCATCTTGCAGATTTCAGGTGGTGAGAGGCAAAGAACTTCGTTTGCAAGGGTACTTGCCCAAGAGAGCAAAGTTTTACTTTTAGATGAGCCAAATTCAAACCTTGACATTACACATCAAGAAAAGATTTTAAATATTGTAAAGGATGAAGTGAGATTAGGCAAGATTGCAATAATGGCACTTCACAACATTAAACTCGCGGCAAAGTTTTGTGACATTGTCTTTTTGATGAAAGATGGCAAAATTGTAGACTTTGGAAGGCCACAGGATGTGATAAATGCAGAGAATATAAAAAAGGTGTACAATATCGAAGCAATTGTCTATAGAAATCCATTTGGAATATTTGACATTGAACTAATTCAAAAAGAATATGAAAAGGGTATTCATGTGCACGTTGTAGCAGGTGGTGGCCAAGGACAAGCAGTTTATAAACTTTTGGTTGAGATGGGTTTCAAGGTTACAACAGGTGTTCTTGCAACAAATGACACAGACTATGAAACTGCTCAGGCACTTTCTATATACACAGTTTTCACAATGCCATTTATGCCAATTGGAGAAGTAGAGTACATTGAAAATGTTGAGCTAATAAAGAAAGCAGATTTTTGTATTTTGTGCGATATTCCGTTTGGAATTCAGAATGTAAAAAATCTTGAAGCACTAAAGTTTGCAAAGAAACTATTTATTATAGAACAAGAAGATATTTCAAATCGTGACTTTACAAATGGAATAGCAACAAGTCTTTACAATAGCCTAAAAGAAAAAGCTGTTGTTTTAAATACCTTAGAGGAGCTAAAACACATACTTCAAAGGGAGGAGAAAAAGTAA
- a CDS encoding lactate utilization protein: protein MNPNKKWWIDINLETLKKNLEARNFECFIVDKREDVVPLLEKIIKEGSVVSCGGSMTLFECGVIDFLRNGKFNFLDRYKEGLSGDELGEIYRKSFWADYYIMSSNAITLDGKLINIDGNGNRLAALMFGPKNVIVIVGINKLVLNEQEGINRVRNIASPMNAKRLSKNTPCTSSGKCHDCLSQDCICSHIVVTRRHPVKGRIKIIIVKEELGF, encoded by the coding sequence ATGAATCCAAACAAAAAATGGTGGATTGATATAAATCTTGAAACTTTAAAGAAAAATTTAGAGGCGAGGAACTTTGAATGTTTTATTGTAGACAAGAGAGAAGATGTTGTACCTTTGCTTGAAAAGATAATAAAAGAGGGTTCAGTGGTTTCGTGTGGAGGTTCAATGACGCTTTTTGAGTGTGGGGTAATTGATTTTTTGAGAAATGGGAAGTTTAACTTTTTGGACAGGTACAAAGAGGGGTTAAGTGGCGACGAGCTTGGAGAGATTTACAGAAAGTCGTTTTGGGCAGATTACTATATCATGTCTTCAAATGCCATAACCCTTGATGGCAAACTTATCAATATTGACGGCAATGGTAATAGACTTGCAGCTTTGATGTTTGGACCAAAAAACGTGATAGTAATTGTTGGGATAAACAAGCTTGTCTTGAATGAGCAGGAGGGAATAAACAGGGTAAGAAACATTGCATCACCTATGAATGCAAAAAGACTTTCAAAGAATACACCTTGTACTTCTTCTGGTAAATGTCATGATTGTTTGAGCCAGGACTGTATATGCAGCCATATTGTTGTCACAAGGAGGCACCCTGTAAAAGGGCGTATAAAGATAATAATAGTAAAAGAGGAGTTAGGATTTTGA
- the aroE gene encoding shikimate dehydrogenase — MKKLYLIGKSLKHSISPLIHNKILSNFGIDAVYSNVELPDFEKLKEFVEMVKKDGDVVGFNVTIPYKEDILEFCDEVSEDVRIIQAANTVKKENGKLKAYNTDWIGFKKSLEEVNIDVKDKKILILGAGGAAKACIYGFYKMGAKQIFVANRTYEKATRLRDYFREFVQLQVINWLKKESYEYDIIINTTPIGMFPEVEKSPFDIREYRFNLLLVYDTIYNPPLTKLLKEAELKNINTSNGLKMLIYQAIEAEKIWWNIAKDIEQFEKEELDVLSRNVLMTY, encoded by the coding sequence ATGAAAAAACTGTATCTTATTGGAAAGAGCTTAAAACACTCTATCTCTCCTCTTATTCACAATAAAATCTTGTCTAACTTTGGTATTGATGCAGTCTACTCAAATGTTGAATTACCTGATTTTGAAAAGCTAAAAGAGTTTGTTGAGATGGTTAAAAAAGATGGCGATGTTGTCGGATTTAACGTAACAATTCCCTATAAAGAGGATATTTTAGAGTTTTGCGATGAGGTTTCTGAAGATGTCAGAATAATTCAGGCTGCCAACACTGTAAAAAAGGAAAACGGAAAACTCAAAGCATATAATACTGACTGGATTGGTTTTAAGAAGAGTTTAGAGGAAGTGAACATTGATGTAAAAGATAAAAAGATTTTGATTTTGGGTGCTGGTGGTGCAGCAAAAGCTTGCATCTATGGATTTTATAAAATGGGGGCAAAGCAAATTTTTGTTGCTAACAGGACATATGAGAAGGCAACAAGGCTCAGAGATTATTTTAGAGAATTTGTCCAACTTCAGGTAATTAATTGGTTAAAGAAAGAAAGTTACGAGTACGATATCATTATAAACACCACTCCTATTGGTATGTTTCCTGAGGTAGAGAAATCTCCTTTTGATATAAGAGAGTATAGGTTTAATCTGCTACTTGTGTATGATACAATTTATAATCCACCTTTAACTAAGCTTTTAAAAGAAGCAGAGCTTAAAAATATTAATACTTCGAACGGTTTAAAGATGCTAATATACCAAGCAATTGAAGCTGAAAAAATTTGGTGGAACATTGCCAAGGACATTGAACAATTTGAGAAAGAAGAATTAGACGTTTTGTCCAGAAATGTTCTAATGACTTATTAA
- a CDS encoding C40 family peptidase, which yields MNTKALIGILMFLLLITWSSKGFAKTAEATVTVNIRNSPSTSSKVLGVFPKGFKAQVLSSTGGWVKISFDGVVGYVKSDYIKLTKDSSTSNAVKSSTNTRQVVSQMPMATVLKDNARVRSNMSTSSKILKTLKKGSKVYVLARERNGWIKVKTLDGTVGYMAYYLLKMSTSHTTKISSRGGYDREAQVAYNGSLADRILGFAKNLLGIRYRYGGSSPSTGFDCSGFVQYVFRNFGISLERTAADMAATNGVRISYNELRPGDLVFFDTDGGRNYINHVGIYLGGGKYIHASSARGCVTISDLTSKYGTSFMMAKRVIR from the coding sequence ATGAATACTAAAGCTTTAATTGGAATTTTGATGTTTTTGCTGCTTATAACATGGAGTAGCAAAGGTTTTGCAAAGACAGCTGAGGCAACAGTTACTGTCAACATCCGAAACAGTCCTTCAACATCATCAAAAGTATTAGGAGTTTTTCCAAAAGGCTTTAAAGCGCAAGTTTTATCATCCACAGGTGGATGGGTTAAGATTTCATTTGATGGTGTTGTTGGGTATGTTAAATCTGATTACATAAAGCTTACAAAAGACAGCAGTACTTCAAATGCAGTAAAAAGTTCTACAAATACAAGGCAAGTAGTTTCTCAGATGCCGATGGCAACCGTTCTAAAAGACAATGCAAGGGTCAGAAGTAATATGTCCACTTCCTCAAAAATACTAAAAACATTGAAGAAGGGTAGCAAGGTATACGTTTTGGCAAGAGAGCGAAACGGTTGGATAAAGGTAAAAACGCTCGATGGCACAGTTGGATATATGGCATATTATCTTTTGAAAATGTCAACAAGCCATACAACAAAGATATCATCACGTGGCGGATATGATAGGGAAGCTCAAGTTGCTTACAATGGCAGTTTAGCTGATAGAATACTTGGGTTTGCTAAAAACCTTTTAGGGATACGGTATCGATATGGTGGTTCATCTCCTTCGACAGGGTTTGACTGTTCAGGATTTGTTCAATATGTGTTTAGAAACTTTGGGATTAGCTTAGAAAGAACTGCAGCTGACATGGCAGCTACAAACGGTGTGAGAATATCATATAATGAGTTAAGACCTGGTGATTTGGTATTTTTTGATACAGACGGTGGTAGAAATTATATCAATCACGTTGGAATTTATCTGGGTGGTGGTAAATATATTCATGCATCGAGTGCAAGAGGCTGTGTTACAATTTCAGACCTTACTTCAAAGTATGGTACATCGTTCATGATGGCAAAAAGAGTGATAAGGTAA
- a CDS encoding type IV pilus twitching motility protein PilT, protein MDINEILKEAFLKGASDIHITAGSPPIMRVHGVLTRMSDLSLTPEVTERFVREITNEYQYKRLQEVGEVDFSYSIRGLSRFRVNAFKQRGSYAIAFRVISQDIPKFETLGLPAVLKDFTKLNKGLVLVTGPTGSGKSTTLASLIDIINTERNLHIITLEDPIEYLHRHKKSIVNQREIGNDTQSFAAALRAALREDPDVILVGEMRDLETISIALTAAETGHLVFSTLHTVGAAKTIDRIIDVFPPYQQQQVRVQLSTVLQAVVSQQLLTRRDGRGRVVAVEVMIANPAIRNLIREAKTYQIQSVIQTHTKNGMITMEQSLVDLYKRGLITREDAIMYASDYELVNKLLMF, encoded by the coding sequence ATGGATATTAACGAGATTTTAAAAGAAGCATTTTTAAAAGGCGCATCTGATATACATATCACAGCAGGTTCACCACCTATCATGCGCGTGCATGGTGTTTTAACCCGAATGAGCGATCTTAGCTTAACACCTGAGGTTACTGAGAGATTTGTAAGAGAAATTACTAATGAATATCAGTACAAACGTTTGCAAGAGGTTGGTGAAGTTGATTTTTCATATAGTATAAGAGGTCTTAGTAGGTTTAGGGTAAATGCTTTTAAACAACGCGGCTCATATGCTATTGCATTCAGAGTCATATCACAAGACATTCCAAAATTCGAAACACTTGGACTTCCGGCTGTTTTGAAAGACTTCACAAAACTAAACAAAGGGCTTGTTTTGGTAACTGGTCCAACAGGTTCTGGTAAGTCTACAACCTTAGCTTCACTAATTGATATCATAAACACAGAAAGAAATCTTCATATAATAACACTTGAAGATCCAATAGAATATTTACACAGGCACAAAAAAAGTATTGTAAACCAGAGAGAAATTGGAAATGACACACAGAGTTTTGCGGCAGCACTGAGGGCAGCACTTCGTGAAGACCCTGATGTTATTCTTGTAGGTGAGATGAGAGATTTAGAGACTATCTCTATTGCTTTAACAGCAGCAGAAACAGGTCATTTGGTGTTTTCGACGCTCCACACAGTTGGTGCTGCCAAAACAATCGATAGAATAATTGATGTTTTTCCTCCATATCAGCAACAACAAGTAAGAGTGCAGTTGTCAACTGTCCTTCAAGCAGTTGTGTCTCAGCAGCTTTTGACAAGAAGAGACGGCAGGGGCAGGGTTGTGGCTGTTGAAGTAATGATAGCAAACCCTGCAATACGAAATTTAATTCGTGAGGCAAAGACCTATCAGATTCAGTCTGTTATTCAAACACACACCAAAAACGGAATGATAACTATGGAACAATCTCTTGTAGATTTGTATAAGCGAGGTTTAATTACTCGCGAGGATGCAATTATGTATGCTTCTGACTATGAACTTGTAAATAAGCTTTTGATGTTCTAA
- a CDS encoding YqeG family HAD IIIA-type phosphatase, translating to MLKRFKPDIICNNIFEIDLKKLKSRGINYLIIDIDNTLVPWGELEIKSEVFSWIKKAQELGFRICLVSNNQKERVKKIENVLGLPSVYNAKKPLKSGFLKASYILHEGKKNHQTAVIGDQFFTDVIGAKRLKLFVILVRPLKEREFFVTRINRIFERRILKYYMKDEGK from the coding sequence ATGTTAAAGCGCTTTAAACCCGATATTATCTGTAATAACATATTTGAGATTGACCTAAAGAAATTAAAGTCAAGAGGCATTAATTATCTTATCATTGACATTGACAATACTTTAGTGCCTTGGGGTGAACTTGAGATAAAAAGTGAAGTATTTTCTTGGATAAAAAAAGCACAGGAACTGGGGTTTAGAATATGCCTTGTGTCAAACAATCAAAAGGAAAGAGTAAAAAAAATTGAAAATGTTTTAGGGCTCCCGAGTGTGTACAATGCTAAAAAACCTTTAAAATCTGGTTTTTTAAAAGCATCTTACATTCTTCATGAAGGAAAGAAAAACCATCAAACAGCTGTGATTGGTGACCAGTTTTTTACGGATGTAATAGGTGCAAAAAGGCTAAAACTCTTTGTGATTTTAGTAAGGCCGCTTAAAGAAAGGGAGTTTTTTGTAACACGAATAAACAGAATCTTTGAGAGAAGAATCTTAAAATACTATATGAAGGATGAGGGCAAATGA
- a CDS encoding response regulator, whose amino-acid sequence MKIMIVDDAVFIRKVLKGILIELGHEVIAEASNGKDAISLLERVKPEVITLDITLPDMSGLEILKEIKKISPQTQVIMISALSGQESVIEALREGAADYITKPFSKEKVEKVLSEIKINVDKMVSTQNLEQGSNNVTEFKEFTVDTQYESQEVYESHKIEEINNIVGQEEDEMESAQVEPESDNYSIEPMEKKADAFEYQSDEREREVEESVVSFNKELFQDIHKPSFFENEKRAYLEDVRVYEESIGYVLSLHFNQSVTYSFGKMKIGNGFIVNIENCRLSPHIKEVMRFENGSVEEIRIEEISGNVYIAIKTMIKKFNIRENEDIIEIVLQKGSSRVSYNPISKLILIENVEKRHIHVEKIEGHLKINILNKDIFMEEGKNILNDDVVETIEVVRDFKGYSIMIKTAKDVDYEIIESRNSVGLRLKESNVIKWWNVYDQEDMTILDILPSMSDFRVNIEHDKENKKVYLYLQDISLPQELKEKKFEYEKGFIESIEFTYDEDKKQSMLIVQTPVSRVNVSKENGRILLICRANRAFLLYDNLQKRIIFQNIKPSDIDLELEDDRILYFKIFNRFIVLIKDSMVEENELIEKVQMQQVEGGYEGKILLKKRCSFYSLLAKDRVSTEIYLTPIKAKNKINFFEYEESEGKAILHLSGEGVFDRNVTELKDRTGIGVEVSDCVLENINAGSMVFEDSSIEKLVFEEVDDEKVIVKVYTPVNEYEILDKTNGFDIVFYLKKVEVIFETNIFEIVGVGKDSVDFVIDKENNQVEIRIKEKGVYIPTGLFKVEDGVLRSYQIFKAKHGYSILVKLQKKASVSFSDKEDNIIVLNFIKYPELLFFELSNISDKETWLKIGFDEPIFERPSIEYVDQTLVEIELKKVNYENLDLTSKKYEEGIIKNVEFLPYEDDLKIRIGYAFSHLNLEVVENQVILKFEKVDTKIEADADRITFNYINPEQISYRVFDENGVIIMEIPFDAGYLENTIPAIKSEKSVKYINIETSNTGWRIYIITNLEMYYTFEKFEDNFFIKLQKNFEKSSVSEIA is encoded by the coding sequence ATGAAAATAATGATAGTTGATGATGCTGTGTTTATAAGAAAAGTATTAAAGGGGATTTTAATTGAGTTGGGTCATGAAGTAATTGCTGAAGCTTCAAACGGGAAAGATGCAATATCATTACTTGAGAGAGTAAAGCCAGAAGTTATAACTCTTGATATTACTTTACCAGATATGAGTGGCCTTGAAATTTTAAAAGAGATAAAGAAAATTTCTCCACAAACTCAAGTTATAATGATTTCGGCACTATCCGGTCAGGAGTCTGTAATAGAAGCTCTAAGAGAAGGAGCAGCAGATTATATAACCAAGCCGTTTTCTAAAGAAAAGGTAGAAAAAGTTTTGAGTGAAATTAAAATTAACGTAGATAAAATGGTGTCAACACAGAACTTAGAACAAGGTAGTAATAATGTAACTGAATTTAAGGAGTTTACAGTTGATACACAATATGAATCACAAGAGGTTTATGAGTCACATAAAATTGAAGAAATAAATAATATAGTAGGACAAGAAGAAGACGAAATGGAATCTGCTCAAGTAGAACCCGAATCTGATAATTACTCTATAGAGCCTATGGAGAAAAAAGCGGATGCTTTTGAGTATCAAAGTGATGAAAGGGAAAGAGAAGTAGAGGAAAGTGTAGTATCATTTAATAAAGAATTATTTCAAGATATTCATAAGCCATCGTTTTTTGAAAATGAAAAGAGAGCTTATTTAGAAGATGTAAGGGTTTATGAAGAAAGCATAGGCTATGTTTTATCTTTGCACTTCAATCAATCAGTTACATATAGTTTTGGTAAAATGAAAATAGGCAATGGGTTTATTGTGAACATAGAAAATTGTAGGCTTTCTCCCCATATAAAAGAAGTTATGAGATTTGAAAATGGTAGCGTAGAAGAAATTAGAATTGAAGAAATTTCAGGGAATGTGTATATTGCTATCAAGACAATGATAAAAAAATTTAACATTCGAGAAAATGAAGACATTATAGAAATAGTATTGCAAAAAGGCAGTAGCCGAGTTTCTTATAATCCAATTAGCAAACTAATTCTTATTGAAAATGTTGAAAAGAGGCATATACATGTAGAGAAGATTGAAGGACATTTAAAGATAAATATATTGAATAAAGATATATTTATGGAAGAAGGGAAAAATATCCTAAATGATGATGTTGTTGAAACAATAGAGGTTGTTAGAGATTTTAAAGGATATAGTATTATGATAAAAACTGCAAAAGATGTGGATTATGAAATAATAGAGAGTAGAAATTCTGTTGGACTGAGATTAAAAGAGAGCAATGTTATTAAATGGTGGAATGTTTACGACCAAGAAGATATGACTATATTAGATATATTACCATCCATGTCTGATTTTAGAGTGAATATAGAACATGATAAAGAGAATAAAAAAGTATATTTATATCTTCAGGACATTTCTCTTCCTCAAGAATTGAAAGAAAAGAAATTTGAGTACGAGAAAGGGTTTATAGAAAGTATAGAATTTACTTACGACGAGGACAAAAAGCAGAGCATGCTAATCGTGCAAACACCTGTTAGCAGAGTGAATGTTTCAAAAGAAAATGGCAGAATACTTTTAATATGCAGAGCTAATAGGGCCTTTTTGTTATATGATAACTTACAAAAGAGAATTATATTCCAAAATATAAAGCCTTCAGATATTGACTTAGAGTTAGAAGATGACAGAATATTGTATTTTAAAATTTTTAATCGCTTTATTGTTTTAATTAAAGATTCAATGGTAGAAGAAAATGAACTTATCGAAAAAGTACAAATGCAGCAAGTTGAAGGTGGCTATGAAGGCAAAATATTGTTGAAAAAACGTTGCAGTTTTTACTCACTTTTAGCAAAAGACAGAGTTTCAACAGAGATTTATCTGACACCTATTAAGGCAAAAAATAAGATTAACTTCTTTGAATATGAAGAGTCTGAAGGAAAGGCAATTTTGCACCTGAGTGGTGAAGGTGTGTTTGACAGAAATGTAACAGAATTGAAAGATAGGACAGGCATTGGTGTGGAAGTATCTGATTGTGTCTTAGAAAATATTAACGCAGGGTCAATGGTTTTTGAAGATAGCAGCATCGAAAAGCTCGTCTTTGAAGAAGTAGATGATGAAAAGGTAATTGTGAAGGTTTATACTCCTGTTAATGAGTATGAGATACTTGATAAAACTAATGGGTTTGATATAGTGTTTTATCTTAAAAAGGTTGAAGTTATATTTGAAACAAATATTTTTGAAATTGTGGGAGTAGGCAAAGACAGTGTTGATTTTGTTATAGATAAAGAAAATAATCAAGTTGAAATCAGGATAAAAGAGAAAGGAGTTTATATTCCAACTGGCTTATTTAAAGTAGAAGATGGTGTTTTAAGAAGCTACCAAATATTTAAAGCAAAACATGGTTATAGTATTTTAGTAAAACTTCAAAAGAAAGCTTCAGTATCTTTCTCTGACAAGGAGGATAATATTATTGTTCTTAACTTCATTAAATATCCGGAACTTCTTTTCTTTGAGCTTTCAAATATTTCAGACAAAGAAACGTGGTTAAAAATTGGTTTTGATGAACCTATTTTTGAAAGGCCTTCAATTGAGTATGTTGATCAAACCCTGGTTGAAATAGAGTTGAAAAAGGTTAACTACGAGAACTTAGATTTAACATCTAAGAAATATGAAGAAGGTATTATAAAAAATGTTGAATTTTTGCCTTATGAAGATGATCTTAAAATAAGAATTGGTTATGCTTTTTCGCATTTGAACTTAGAGGTTGTTGAAAATCAAGTGATTTTAAAGTTTGAAAAAGTTGATACAAAAATTGAGGCAGACGCTGACAGAATTACATTTAATTATATAAATCCTGAGCAAATATCGTATAGAGTGTTTGACGAAAATGGTGTTATTATTATGGAAATACCTTTTGATGCTGGATATTTAGAAAATACAATACCTGCAATAAAAAGCGAAAAAAGTGTAAAGTATATTAATATTGAAACTTCAAACACAGGGTGGAGAATTTATATCATAACTAACTTAGAGATGTACTATACTTTTGAGAAGTTTGAAGATAACTTCTTTATTAAATTACAAAAAAATTTTGAAAAGTCTTCAGTAAGTGAGATTGCGTAG